The Periplaneta americana isolate PAMFEO1 chromosome 2, P.americana_PAMFEO1_priV1, whole genome shotgun sequence genome has a window encoding:
- the LOC138712829 gene encoding golgin subfamily A member 6-like protein 24 produces MANTVAIPELKDLVKTLEEEVLPLVEEVKNVNEVQDEISSIDLETGKEDKGAEKNKESEGMGVVNRKEKELLNKQEELIKVYKELEKLQDQKVQQLTQEHEEEKKLLLQEEEFKERKLERLENDLIEYEYRLQCKICIEEDLANLRDELEEKRRQQEASYQDQLVKLRKELEAEREMRRQLEERKEEELGLLRIEVEAKDKELKNMAEELLAERQRDANEKMKQLRLEHEEDKRLWLQEEAFKERKMERLENDLIEYEYRLQCKICIEEDLANLRDELEEKRRQQEASYQDQLGKLRQEMQAEREMRRHLEESNEEALRALREELQAKGEELKKLADELQAERQKTASYQDQLGKLRQELEAGREMRRQLEESKEEELQAKGEDLKKLADQQASKQLQAERQNTASYQDQLGKLRQQLEAGREMRRQQEESKEQALQAKGEELKKLEDELQAERQKTAKLRAAAEIGPNLEQKDSQGWTELHWAAINGDTHRVHLLLDAGSQVNAVNHDGRTPLLLAAEQGYEDACSALLAGGARPDVKDGSSGRTALHEAAYNGHHAACEVLLAAGARPNEPDADQRTALHCAVYVGRAPVVQLLLQHGAERGARDKQGRTALDLAHELGYTAVAAMLEG; encoded by the exons ATGGCAAACACTGTAGCAATTCCTGAGCTGAAGGATCTAGTCAAGACCCTGGAGGAGGAAGTCCTGCCACTCGTTGAGGAGGTGAAGAACGTCAATGAGGTGCAGGACGAGATATCCTCAATCGACTTGGAAACAGGGAAGGAGGACAAAGGAGCGGAGAAGAACAAGGAATCTGAGGGGATGGGAGTTGTGAACAGGAAGGAGAAGGAACTGCTAAACAAACAGGAAGAACTCATAAAAGTGTACAAAGAATTAGAAAAG TTACAGGACCAAAAAGTCCAGCAGCTGACACAGGAACAcgaggaggagaaaaagttatTGCTACAGGAGGAAGAA tttaaagaaagaaagctgGAAAGGCTGGAAAATGATTTGATAGAGTACGAGTACCGgctgcaatgcaaaata TGTATAGAGGAAGATTTGGCAAATCTCAGAGATGAACTGGAAGAGAAGCGACGCCAGCAGGAAGCG AGTTACCAGGATCAGCTGGTGAAGCTGAGAAAAGAACTGGAAGCTGAGCGGGAGATGAGGCGCCAGCTGGAAGAA AGAAAAGAGGAAGAACTTGGATTACTGAGAATAGAAGTTGAAGCAAAGGACAAGGAATTGAAGAATATGGCAGAGGAACTGCTTGCAGAGCGCCAGAGGGATGCT AACGAAAAAATGAAGCAGCTCAGACTGGAACACGAGGAGGACAAAAGGTTATGGCTCCAGGAGGAAGCA tttaaagaaagaaagatggaaagactggaaaatgacTTGATAGAGTACGAGTACAGgctgcaatgcaaaata TGTATAGAGGAAGATCTGGCAAATCTCAGAGATGAACTGGAAGAGAAGCGGCGCCAGCAGGAAGCG AGTTACCAGGATCAGCTGGGGAAGCTGAGACAAGAAATGCAGGCTGAGCGGGAGATGAGGCGCCACCTGGAAGAA agTAACGAGGAAGCACTGCGGGCTCTGCGAGAAGAACTGCAAGCGAAGGGGGAGGAACTGAAGAAGCTGGCAGACGAACTGCAAGCGGAGCGCCAGAAGACAGCA AGTTACCAAGATCAGCTGGGGAAGCTGAGACAAGAACTGGAGGCTGGGCGGGAGATGAGGCGCCAGCTGGAAGAA AGTAAGGAGGAAGAACTGCAAGCAAAGGGGGAGGATCTGAAGAAGCTGGCAGACCAGCAAGCGAGCAAGCAACTGCAAGCGGAGCGCCAGAACACAGCA AGTTACCAGGATCAGCTGGGGAAGCTGAGACAACAATTGGAGGCTGGGCGGGAGATGAGGCGCCAGCAGGAAGAA agtAAGGAGCAGGCATTGCAAGCGAAGGGGGAGGAACTGAAGAAGCTGGAAGACGAACTGCAAGCGGAGCGCCAGAAGACAGCA AAGCTCAGAGCTGCAGCTGAGATCGGGCCCAACCTGGAGCAGAAGGACAGCCAAGGCTGGACTGAGCTACACTGGGCAGCTATAAATGGGGACACACACAGGGTGCATCTGCTCCTGGATGCAGGCAGCCAGGTGAACGCCGTGAATCATGATGGCCGCACGCCCTTGTTGCTGGCAGCAGAGCAAGGCTACGAGGATGCGTGCAGTGCGCTGCTGGCTGGAGGGGCGCGGCCGGATGTGAAGGACGGATCATCTGGCCGCACTGCTCTGCATGAGGCTGCATACAATGGGCACCATGCAGCGTGTGAGGTGCTGCTGGCAGCTGGGGCGCGGCCCAACGAGCCTGATGCAGACCAGAGGACTGCACTGCACTGTGCAGTATATGTTGGCCGCGCCCCAGTGGTGCAGCTGCTGTTGCAGCATGGCGCTGAGCGGGGGGCGAGGGATAAGCAGGGACGGACGGCCCTGGACCTGGCTCATGAGTTAGGGTACACAGCAGTGGCGGCCATGCTGGAGGGCTGA